DNA sequence from the Halococcus salsus genome:
GGGGTTCGTCTGCTGGCGGGGACCGCGCGCGCTCGTGGGCTCGACGGCGTCGCGACGACCAACCACGACTACTGCCGACGGTTCGAGAACGAGGTCGCCGGCGTGGCGGTGATCCCCGGTATCGAGGTCTCGACCAGTCGCGGCCACGTGCTCGTGGTGGGGCCCGACCCGCCCGCCGAGAGCAAACCGGGCGAACTCACCCCGAGCGAGACCGTTGAGTTGGCCCACGACCGGGGCTGTGCTGCGATCATCGCCCACCCCTACCGGAACTCGACCGTCCGCGAGGTCGACGCCGACTTCGACGCCATCGAGGTCAACGGCAAGCATCCCCGCACCCGCGAGTGGGTCGAACGCCTCGCCGCCGACCACGACCTCCCGATGACCGGGGGCAGTGACGCCCACTACCCCGTCGAGGTCGGTCGGGCTTACACCGCGGTCGACGTCGAGGAGCCGACCCCCGAGAACGTCGTGCGCGCGATCCGCGATGGCCGGGTCGAACCCCGCGTCGACGACTGGCTCCCCTATCGGCTCATCGGCCGACTCTACCGCTCGATCCACAGGGGCAAGGGCCAGCTCGACGCCCCCGACTGGGCCACTCCCGGCGTCGGCGCGCCGCCGAAGAACGAGTGAAGGCGAATCCACACTCGAATCTACTGAAGACCTTCCGGGTGTGGCGCTACTCCACCGTTGGCTTCGAGGTCGGGGTGGCTACCGATACCCATCGAAATATCTTCATATCGACGGGAAAACTTATACCGGACGGTCGGGAGGGTCTCTGTAGAACCGAGAGTGGACGTCCGTTGTCGATGGTTTGGTCACGATAGGTACACGACCTCGACGGTCGACGGCAACTACGTCGTCTATCGGTGCGAACGGTGCGGCCAGGAGATCCTCAGAGGGGACGACGAGCCGCCGTTCGACGTGTGAACGCACCGACGTCGCTCGGTCGACGGTGGATCGTTCGAGCGGTCGAGAACCACCGTCGAAGGGCGTGACGGCTCCAACGTCGGACGGTACGGGGATCGAACACCGAGCGGAAACCGTTTTGCCCCGGCGGGGTTGGAGGGGCGTATGGTTCGCGCCGCCATCCAGTTGTACACCCTTCGCGACGTCGAGCAGCCGCTCCCGGAACTCCTCGAACAGGTCCGAGAGGCCGGTTTCGCGGGCGTGGAGTTCGCCGGTCGGGTCACGGACGCCGACGGCGACCAGGTCCGGGAGACGCTCGACGAAACGGGGCTCGAATCCGTCGCCGCGCACGTCGACATCGAACGGCTCGAAGCCGACCCCGACGAGACCATCGAGTTCTACCGCTCGCTCGGGTGTGAGCACCTCGTCGTTCCGTGGCTCGGCCCGGACGCGTTCGAGACGGTCGAGGCCATCGAGACGACCGCCGACCGGCTCCAGTCGGTCGCCGAGACGGTCGCGGACCACGGGATGGCGTTCTCCTATCACAACCACGACCACGAGTTCGTGGAAGTCGACGGTGAGACGGCCTTCGACCGGCTCGCGGCCGCCACCACCGACCCCGTCGGGTTCGAGCTCGACTGTGGCTGGGTCACCGTTGGCGGTGTCGACCCCGTCTCGCTGCTCGATCGCCTCGACGACCGCGTGTCGCTCGTCCACATCTCGGACGCCGACGAGACGGGGTCGCCGACCGAGGTGGGC
Encoded proteins:
- a CDS encoding CehA/McbA family metallohydrolase, whose product is MYRIDLHAHTRFFHGRRRVGDAYDPIGVRLLAGTARARGLDGVATTNHDYCRRFENEVAGVAVIPGIEVSTSRGHVLVVGPDPPAESKPGELTPSETVELAHDRGCAAIIAHPYRNSTVREVDADFDAIEVNGKHPRTREWVERLAADHDLPMTGGSDAHYPVEVGRAYTAVDVEEPTPENVVRAIRDGRVEPRVDDWLPYRLIGRLYRSIHRGKGQLDAPDWATPGVGAPPKNE
- a CDS encoding sugar phosphate isomerase/epimerase family protein — translated: MVRAAIQLYTLRDVEQPLPELLEQVREAGFAGVEFAGRVTDADGDQVRETLDETGLESVAAHVDIERLEADPDETIEFYRSLGCEHLVVPWLGPDAFETVEAIETTADRLQSVAETVADHGMAFSYHNHDHEFVEVDGETAFDRLAAATTDPVGFELDCGWVTVGGVDPVSLLDRLDDRVSLVHISDADETGSPTEVGEGVLDVTGSLEAATDHGIEWAIYEHDDPDDAMASASHGAEVLGRF